A stretch of DNA from Candidatus Poseidoniia archaeon:
TGTACTGGCCCCAATGGACTATTCGGAGACGGTGATGAAATCGAGGAACCTTTTGTTTATGATTTGACTATTGAAGACTTATGGAATGACATTCCTGAAAACCAGACTTCGGCATCTGATATTATCAATTTTACATACGAACTTGAAAAGAGCCCCAGAATTACAAATTTCACCGAGATAGGGTACAGCATTAACCAGCAACCATTGTTATTACTTGAATTCGGTAATTATGATTCTACTGTACCAACTGTATACTTTGTTGCTGCTCAACACGGAAATGAACCTGCTTCGGTTGATTCAGCCTATCTTATGGTCAGGCATTTTGCCCGTGGAATTCCTGAGGAAATTGACCAGATATTAGACAATATAAACCTTGCAATCTTAGTTATGGTAAATCCCGATGGAAGAGATAATAATACTAGGGGAAATGTAAATGGAAC
This window harbors:
- a CDS encoding M14 family zinc carboxypeptidase, translating into MNRIVPIGLMIVLTITGCTGPNGLFGDGDEIEEPFVYDLTIEDLWNDIPENQTSASDIINFTYELEKSPRITNFTEIGYSINQQPLLLLEFGNYDSTVPTVYFVAAQHGNEPASVDSAYLMVRHFARGIPEEIDQILDNINLAILVMVNPDGRDNNTRGNVNGT